In Lycium ferocissimum isolate CSIRO_LF1 chromosome 7, AGI_CSIRO_Lferr_CH_V1, whole genome shotgun sequence, the sequence CTCCTTCATGAAATCACCCATTAGTATTGCCTTGTGCTTCCTTGGGTCCTCTCTATATATAGCCCACTTGGCCTTTGAATCTGGCCCACACAAAGTCTCCCAAATGGCCTTATAATCAGGCCTTTTGATGAAATTGAGCAATGGAACAATCTGGGACTCCTAAATGTGCACAACAGGGTGGAGGCTATTAGCGGCACATACTCACCCCTTACGTACACCGACGGCTGCATCGCACTGCCCTCTGTTCTGGCCAACTCTAGATTTGTATATAACTCCAATACCATGTCAATGTTCACGGACCCCGGATTCTCAAAGACATCACTCCAGCCCATTTCCACTATTTGGTTGTAGATGCCCCGAAAATTCTTTTTCAAAGCCACTTTGTTGACGGGCCTTTCATGAATGTACCCATCCTTCAAAGGGAAGTCTTTGTACTATTCTTCTGCACACCCAATCCTTACAAGATTGGGAGGAGGCCATAGAGGAGAAGCCCGAGGAATGGGGACTACCGGTTACTTGCTACTGCGGGTTGCTACTCCTTTCTTAATGGCAGTGGCCTTACCCCCTCTACTCCTCTTGGAACATTGCGAGGAACCCGACTCATTAACTTTACCTGTTCCTTTGGTAACCATTGTACCTGTAGAGGTTCAAAACACAAACAACCAACTTTGTTAGTAAATTAAACCCAAGTGGGGTCATGAAACAACCCCATACTTATTTCAAGTTGAGTGTTCATgaattgaattttcaacttttttcacttttcggGTACTATCATGGCTTTATTGACTTTCAAGATCATCCTAGGGTGAACCACCCCATACTTAATTCAAACTATGGTACAGAAATTTAAACAAAGAAGTTAACTAACTTAAACTAAAAAGAAcgaatattaaaaattaaaaaaaattaaaaaataaaactatacTACAAAACGAGGGAAATCATGTTGGAGGACCTAGGTTGGTGGTTCACCCCTTAAATTTTAGTGCTTTTTAACTTATGGGTGTTAATGGTGATGCCCCACGGTTTCGAATATTGTTTCAAGTTTAATTGCTACTCAAGACTTAACAAAAATCACAAGAAACTTGGTTTAGGAATTTTGTCAAACATCTTGTGGGCATAAAACTATCCCTTTGAGTTTTGCAACAATGGAGGGTTGAAGAACCCTCTCTTTTGTTAGGGAATCATTGTTCTAGCATCTAACAACTATTtcaaacacaacaataccaaatcCCCACCCAAATTCGCCCAACCCCATAAACCCTAGTTTTTTAATCTCAAAATCCAACACAAAGGGGGAAAAGGGAATGGGATTTCATGGATAAACTATGAAGATTAAGTACCTTTGTTGAGCTATGAGACAATGCACACAAATTTCTTGAGGGATGGAGATGATTTGGGGAAGATTTTTAGTGCTTAGGTTCGGTTTTGGGACAAGTTTagagagaaagagagtgagTTTGTGAGAAGTGGGGGTAATTGGGGGTTCTTCCGTGTTttaaatcttaaaaataaatcGAACTGGGTCAACCCGTGCGCTGGCTATGCATCGCACAATACCCCACTCTATGAacttaacacttagaaaaaatttggcTCTCATTGCTCGCATGCCCAACGCACAAGGAACCCATCTCTGAATCTTTTACTTAGCCAAATTTTTGGCTCTGATTGCACCTCATGCGCTGGTCATGCGACGCATGTCTAGTGCACAAAGTACCCATCTCTGAATCTTTTACTTAGCTAAATTTTTTGCCTGCTTACCTGTTGTGCACTGGTCATGCGACGCGCAGACATATCACAATACAAACCTGGAGCTCAATTCCTGATGTTTTGCACTCGTTTTGAGTTCCCGTTCCTTACTTAGACTTGCAACATGAACAAACGTGACATATATTCTACAAaagttgggttgcctcccaaccaACGCCTTAGCTAAGGTCGTGGCATgacactttttgtatttttctttaattttgaattgttaCATTACAAACTCGGGTTACCTCCcgagaagcgcttgatttaacgtcgcggcatgACGCGGATCCTTCTCTATTCATCATCAAGGAGCACTTGCTCCATCTCCTTGTTAAAAGTACCTCCCTAATATCGCTTGAGACGCTGTCCATTTACTAGGAACTTGTGCTCCCCATCCATAGTTTGTATTTTCACAGCACCATGGGGTGTGATTCTTGTCAGTACAAACGGTCCAGACCATCGACTTAAGCTTTCCCGAAAACAACCACAGCCTAGAGTTGAAGAGTAGTACCTGCTGCCCTGGTGTGAATTCACAATGTTAAATATGCTTGTCGCTACTTAAGCTTTCCCGAAAACAACCGCAACCTAGAGTTGAAGAGTAGTACCTGCTGCCCTGGTGTGAATTCACAATGTTAAATATGCTTGTCGTTCCATCTCTTCATTTTCTCGTTGTATAGCTTTGCGTTCTCATACGCCCCCAATCTGAATTCATCAAGCTCGTGCAATTGGAGCAACCTCTTCTCTCCCGCTAGGTTCATATCAAGATTGAGCTTTTTGATTGCCCAATATGCTTTATGCTCTAACTCAACCGGCAGATGGCACGTTTTCCCGTAAACTAACCTGTAAGGAGAAGCTCCGATAGGGGTTTTGTAAGCTATGCGATACGCCCACAAGGCGTCATCCGCCTTCATTGCCCAATCTTTCCTTTGGGCATTCACAATCTTCTCTAAGATTTGATTCACTTCTCTATTTGATACCTCTACCTGTCCGCATGTTTGTGGGTGGTAAGTTGTAAAAACCTTATGCTTCACACCATATTTCGCCAAAAGGTTCTTCAACGAACTGTTGCAGAAGTGAGCACCCCCATCACTAATCATCGCCCGTGGGGTTCCAAACCTTGCAAATATGTTCTTTTGCATAAAATCCACCACCACCTTTGCATCATGGGTTGGAAGAGGGACTACCTCTACCCATTTCGAAACATAATCAACAGCAAGCAGAATGTACTTGTTACCGAAGGATGGTGGGAAAGGCCCCATAAAATCAATGCCGCAGATGTCAAATATCTCTACCTGCAATATGTCTGTCAAAGGCATCTCGTGCCTTCTAGAGATGTTTCCCGTTCGTTGACATCTATCGCAACTTCTAGCAAATGCATGAGCATTTTTGAAAAGAGTGGGCCAATAGAAGCCTAATTGTAATACCTTAGCCGTAGTACGATCACCTTAAAAGTGCCCCCCGTATGGGGAAGAATGGAAACTCTCCAGCACTTGACTCACCTCGGTCTGTGGAATGCATCTCCGTACTAACTAATCAGTCCCTTGCTTGAACAAATACGGATCATCCCATATGTAAAACCGTGAATCATGAAACAACTTTTTTCTCTGTTGTGAAGTGGCTTCAGGTGGGTACACCCCACTTACTATCAAGTTCACAATATACCACGGGACTTCAGTTAGAAGAGCAAATAGTCGCTCGTCGTGAGCGACTCTCGAATTTGAACGTCCTCCACAAAATGATTATGGTTTTCTAATCTAGACAAATGATCTGCAACTTGGTTCTCAGCTCCCTTACGATCTTTAATCTCAATATCAAATTCTTGCAAAAGAAGAATCCACCGAATCGGCATGGGTTTAGCGTCCTTCTTGCTGAACAAGTTGCGAATGGCCGCATGATCTCTATATACAATAACATGTGTTCTAATAAGATAGGAAGGGAACTTATCAAAAGCGTACACCACAGCTAGCGTACTCTTTCTCAGTTACTGTGTAATTAATTTGGGCAGCGTTCAACATCTTGCTAGCATAGTACAGAGAATGAAATACTTTCTCTCGTCTCTGGACCAACACAGCTCCCACAGCATTGTCgcttgcatcacacatcaattCGAATGGCAAGTTCCAATCAGGTGCGATGATTATTTGTGCAATTACCAATATCTTCTTCAGACCTTTAAAGGCCTTGATACACGCATCATTAAATAGgaatttcatcttcttttcaAGTAACCTGCACATCGGACTAGAGATCTTTGAGAAATCTTTTATGGAGCGTCTATAGAATCCTGCATGCTTGAGGAAACTGCGCACACCCTTGACTGACACGGGGGGTGGCAGCTTCTCAATGACTTCCACTTTAGCACGATCAACCTCCAACCCTCTCTTTGAAACATTATGCCCAAGGATGACACCTTCTCAGACCATAAAGTGACATTTTTCCCAATTCAAGACCAGGTTAGTCTCTTCACATGTCACAAGTACTCAATATAGATTCTTCAAACACACCTCGAAAGAGTTCCCGAATACagaaaaatcatccatgaacACTTCTACGAAATCTTCCACCATTTCTGAAAAGATAGTCATCATACACCTTTGAAAAGTTGTGGGTGGATTACGCAACCCGAATAGCATGCATTTGAAGGCATATGTGCCATATGGTCATGTAAACATGGTCTTCTCCTGATCCTCCGGAGCAATAGCTATTTGATTGTAGCCAGAATAGCCATctagaaaataataaaactcTTACCCCGCTAACCTGTCTAGCATTTGATCAATGAAGGGAATGGGATAGTGATCCTTCCTGGTTGCCTCGTTCAACTTGCGATAATCCATACAAATTCTCCATCCAGTGATTGTTCTAGTAGGAATGAGCGTGTTTTTTTCATTTGTCACAGCTGTCATCCCTCCTTTCTTCGGGACACACTGTACCGAACTGTCCCACTTACTATCCGAAATAGGAAAAATAATGCTGGAATCTAACCACTTGATTACCTCTTTCTTGATAACCTCCTTCATCACAGTTCGGTCTACCTTCGTTGATCTTTGCAGATTATGATCATCCTCCATGAGTATCTTGTGCATGCATAGCGCGGGGCTAATTCCCTGAATATCAGATATCTGCCACCGCAATGCCCTTTTGTGAGACTTCAATACTTCCAGACAAACACTAACCTCTTCGGCGGTCAACTCTGTTGCTAATATCACTAGCAAGGTATTACCCTCGCTTAAGAATGCATATTTAAGATGTACAGGTAACGGCTTCAACTCCAGCTTTGGAGGCTCTTCAATTTATAACTTCGGAGTTACTCCCATTTTTCTATCCAAAGGCTCAAACTCGCCTTCACGAATATAAATGCTCGCCATTGCCAGAATCTGCACCATCACAAACGCCGCCAAATCACCAAAAATATCATCACCTACTAGGGCTTTCTCCAACGGATCATGAGAAGTGATGAGTGGCCTTCGTGTATCATCATTCATAACAGTAATGGCTAATAGCTCCTCATAGATTCCAAGCATCTTCAGAGCTTTGTATACATTGAAGACTTCAACTTTGTCATGTACTCTCATGGTGAGCTGCCCAGCAGCTACATCAATAAGTGTTCTCCCTGTGGCCAAGAATGGATGCCCCAAAATAAATGGGACTTTCGGTTCAAGCTCGAAGTCCAAAATCACCAAGTCTGCAGGAATTATGAACGAACCTACTTGCACAAATACATCTTCAATAATGCCTTTGGGTCTTTCTAACGATCTTTCTACTAGCTGAAGAACTATAGTGGTTGGTCTGGGCACTCCTAAACCTAGCTTCCTGAAGATAGATGAAGGCATCAAATTTATAGCTGCACCTAGATCACATAGTGCTCGAGCAACAACCTGCTTCCCAATAGAAATCTCAATCGTGAAACTTCCGGGATCCTTCAATTTAGTGGGCAACCTGTTTTGAATACGAGAAGTGCATTCCTCAGTAAGTGAAACAGTGGCATACTCTGTGAATTGGCTCTTGTTTGCAACAATATCTTTGATATACTGAGCATACTTTGGAATACCGTGCAGCATATCAACCAACGGGATGTTCACGTGTACCTGCCTaagcaaatcaagaaacttcttataaaTAACCTCTTCTTTCTATCTTGCCAAACATTGAGGGAGTGGAGGTGGTGGCTTTGCAACCACGCGCTATGGCTTCTTTGCCACTGGTGTCTCGACTACCCTCTCTTTTTCAATCATCTCCTCGGCAATCTTCTCTTTTTCAGCTTCTACTCGACTGGTTTTCTTTGGAGCCACTTCCTCTAGTTCTCTCCCATTTCAAAGAGTCATAGCATTATAAGGCTTGGGATTCACATCCGTATCACTTGGAAGTCCTCCAGGTGGTCTACTATTTTGTGCACCAACTATCTGTCCCATCTGGTTC encodes:
- the LOC132062382 gene encoding uncharacterized protein LOC132062382; protein product: MMSDIQKKITDQQKLIADNQNRNLAVRNLENQMGQIVGAQNSRPPGGLPKEVAPKKTSRVEAEKEKIAEEMIEKERVVETPVVHVNIPLVDMLHGIPKYAQYIKDIVANKSQFTEYATVSLTEECTSRIQNRLPTKLKDPGSFTIEISIGKQVVARALCDLGAAINLMPSSIFRKLGLGVPRPTTIVLQLVERSLERPKGIIEDVFVQVGSFIIPADLVILDFELEPKVPFILGHPFLATGRTLIDVAAGQLTMRVHDKVEVFNVYKALKMLGIYEELLAITVMNDDTRRPLITSHDPLEKALVGDDIFGDLAAFVMVQILAMASIYIREGDEGNTLLVILATELTAEEVSVCLEVLKSHKRALRWQISDIQGISPALCMHKILMEDDHNLQRSTKVDRTVMKEVIKKEVIKWLDSSIIFPISDSKWDSSVQCVPKKGGMTAVTNEKNTLIPTRTITGWRICMDYRKLNEATRKDHYPIPFIDQMLDRLLEKKMKFLFNDACIKAFKGLKKILVIAQIIIAPDWNLPFELMCDASDNAVGAVLVQRREKVFHSLYYASKMLNAAQINYTVTEKEYASCGVRF